The proteins below are encoded in one region of Lactuca sativa cultivar Salinas chromosome 3, Lsat_Salinas_v11, whole genome shotgun sequence:
- the LOC111886471 gene encoding uncharacterized protein LOC111886471 isoform X1: protein MDAVELPLPAAIVTKIMRSSGCGGGGGVTRVELLGNQSERETCSSSFLPEKDNNCNANGSRPVFWNKMSEEDLYRSTGQLSSHRSEETFVDHDMTSVPEAKQSHRKSGKSSRSNGSSSKRSRAAHMEASMNLTGVIDANDLQKEHGSSYPGKYNVSAKQKTTVSGKRSDKRNGKIPKSKCDSFSVKAGLSSFSSSAGGNNILGVYGSKHDICDFGKHVDEVSLNELLDGSYKCPDSMKDKEKKTEAVNGRILLSVREACSILQLKKPGQTSQTPNVTPVDGNHNASSSLPNAAISGANMNDDNKGDAGDPSSCKKVDVTDLTNILQFPLFPPKDVLDRLSLLPPKDLDLMLLDSMKPTSTSKVQNGGSLPTFPWSHISGGHFKANPDVVKSTPSKSTCQGRWAKMGKTNTSLGDTTTTKTYLADFESLSYNENLVPLGRKWTGPTENEKSQPPSTSNATASKNPGGNSAGVLSAAQTLCDIAARYRKQDQIGTVRWQKKSSSQKSIRQTTTTTTKLMSDEKLEKALFAIPSSRPVVGPTNDIKTHTQKKLRVSTNDPTNKVHYHWPTTTPQSSRSSPNKSFKNVSMEQSNSNNSPMKRSITTTPPGKLLNKPPKLRKLVPMEWKTSRGDQKGNGNGKY from the exons ATGGACGCGGTGGAGTTACCACTTCCAGCTGCTATTGTTACAAAGATCATGAGATCGTCAGGTTGCGGTGGTGGAGGTGGGGTTACTAGGGTGGAGTTGCTAGGGAATCAATCGGAGCGTGAAACGTGCAGTAGCTCATTTCTTCCGGAGAAAG ATAACAACTGTAATGCTAATGGTTCAAGACCAGTTTTCTGGAACAAGATGTCAGAAGAGGACCTCTACAGGTCAACCGGTCAACTGTCCAGTCATCGTAGTGAAGAAACATTTGTTGACCATGATATGACCTCTGTACCAGAGGCTAAACAATCACACAGAAAGTCTGGGAAATCATCTAGAAGCAATGGAAGTAGTTCTAAAAGGTCACGAGCAGCACATATGGAAGCTTCCATGAATCTAACAGGAGTAATCGATGCAAATGATCTACAAAAGGAGCATGGATCTTCTTACCCTGGAAAATACAACGTTTCAg CTAAACAGAAAACAACTGTATCTGGAAAACGAAGCGATAAAAGAAATGGCAAAATTCCTAAAAGCAAATGTGATTCTTTTTCTGTAAAGGCAGGCTTGTCAAGCTTCAGTTCATCTGCTGGTGGAAATAACATACTTG GGGTATATGGTTCGAAACATGATATATGCGATTTTGGAAAGCATGTAGATGAAGTGTCACTGAATGAGCTTCTTGATGGTAGTTACAAGTGTCCTGATTCCATGAAAGACAAGGAAAAGAAAACAGAAGCTGTAAATGGAAGAATTTTGCTATCAGTTAGAGAAGCTTGCTCAATTCTTCAACTTAAGAAGCCTGGTCAAACTAGTCAaaccccaaatgtgacacctgtAGATGGTAATCATAATGCTTCTTCTTCCTTACCAAATGCTGCCATTTCTGGAGCTAACATGAATGATGACAATAAAGGAGATGCAGGAGATCCATCTTCTTGTAAAAAG GTTGATGTTACTGATCTCACAAATATACTTCAATTCCCGTTATTTCCACCAAAAGATGTTTTAGATCGCCTCTCTCTTCTTCCACCCAAGGATCTTGATCTTATGCTCCTCGATAGTATGAAACCTACGTCAACCTCAAAAG TACAAAACGGAGGTAGTTTACCAACATTTCCATGGTCGCATATCTCAGGAGGACATTTTAAAGCTAACCCTGATGTGGTCAAGTCAACACCAAGTAAAAGTACATGTCAAGGCAGATGGGCCAAAATGGGGAAAACAAATACTTCATTAGGAGACACAACAACTACAAAAACTTATCTTGCAGATTTTGAGTCTTTAAGTTATAATGAAAACCTAGTTCCATTAGGTCGTAAATGGACCGGGCCCACCGAAAATGAAAAATCTCAACCACCATCTACCAGTAATGCAACGGCTTCTAAAAATCCAG GTGGGAACTCTGCAGGGGTATTATCTGCTGCGCAAACATTATGCGACATTGCAGCGCGGTATCGCAAGCAAGATCAAATCGGGACCGTTAGATGGCAAAAGAAGTCGTCTTCCCAAAAATCCATAagacaaacaacaacaacaaccaccaaatTAATGTCTGATGAAAAACTAGAAAAAGCATTATTCGCAATCCCATCTTCACGACCTGTTGTGGGTCCCACCAATGACATCAAGACACATACTCAAAAGAAACTCCGCGTCTCCACAAATGACCCCACAAACAAAGTGCATTACCACTGGCCGACCACTACGCCGCAATCCAGCAGATCGTCACCCAATAAATCTTTCAAGAATGTATCCATGGAACAAAGCAACAGTAACAATAGCCCGATGAAGAGATCCATCACAACAACTCCACCTGGGAAATTACTAAATAAGCCTCCAAAGCTTCGGAAACTTGTACCAATGGAGTGGAAAACCAGCAGGGGTGACCAAAAAGGTAATGGGAATGGGAAGTATTAA
- the LOC111886471 gene encoding uncharacterized protein LOC111886471 isoform X2: protein MSEEDLYRSTGQLSSHRSEETFVDHDMTSVPEAKQSHRKSGKSSRSNGSSSKRSRAAHMEASMNLTGVIDANDLQKEHGSSYPGKYNVSAKQKTTVSGKRSDKRNGKIPKSKCDSFSVKAGLSSFSSSAGGNNILGVYGSKHDICDFGKHVDEVSLNELLDGSYKCPDSMKDKEKKTEAVNGRILLSVREACSILQLKKPGQTSQTPNVTPVDGNHNASSSLPNAAISGANMNDDNKGDAGDPSSCKKVDVTDLTNILQFPLFPPKDVLDRLSLLPPKDLDLMLLDSMKPTSTSKVQNGGSLPTFPWSHISGGHFKANPDVVKSTPSKSTCQGRWAKMGKTNTSLGDTTTTKTYLADFESLSYNENLVPLGRKWTGPTENEKSQPPSTSNATASKNPGGNSAGVLSAAQTLCDIAARYRKQDQIGTVRWQKKSSSQKSIRQTTTTTTKLMSDEKLEKALFAIPSSRPVVGPTNDIKTHTQKKLRVSTNDPTNKVHYHWPTTTPQSSRSSPNKSFKNVSMEQSNSNNSPMKRSITTTPPGKLLNKPPKLRKLVPMEWKTSRGDQKGNGNGKY, encoded by the exons ATGTCAGAAGAGGACCTCTACAGGTCAACCGGTCAACTGTCCAGTCATCGTAGTGAAGAAACATTTGTTGACCATGATATGACCTCTGTACCAGAGGCTAAACAATCACACAGAAAGTCTGGGAAATCATCTAGAAGCAATGGAAGTAGTTCTAAAAGGTCACGAGCAGCACATATGGAAGCTTCCATGAATCTAACAGGAGTAATCGATGCAAATGATCTACAAAAGGAGCATGGATCTTCTTACCCTGGAAAATACAACGTTTCAg CTAAACAGAAAACAACTGTATCTGGAAAACGAAGCGATAAAAGAAATGGCAAAATTCCTAAAAGCAAATGTGATTCTTTTTCTGTAAAGGCAGGCTTGTCAAGCTTCAGTTCATCTGCTGGTGGAAATAACATACTTG GGGTATATGGTTCGAAACATGATATATGCGATTTTGGAAAGCATGTAGATGAAGTGTCACTGAATGAGCTTCTTGATGGTAGTTACAAGTGTCCTGATTCCATGAAAGACAAGGAAAAGAAAACAGAAGCTGTAAATGGAAGAATTTTGCTATCAGTTAGAGAAGCTTGCTCAATTCTTCAACTTAAGAAGCCTGGTCAAACTAGTCAaaccccaaatgtgacacctgtAGATGGTAATCATAATGCTTCTTCTTCCTTACCAAATGCTGCCATTTCTGGAGCTAACATGAATGATGACAATAAAGGAGATGCAGGAGATCCATCTTCTTGTAAAAAG GTTGATGTTACTGATCTCACAAATATACTTCAATTCCCGTTATTTCCACCAAAAGATGTTTTAGATCGCCTCTCTCTTCTTCCACCCAAGGATCTTGATCTTATGCTCCTCGATAGTATGAAACCTACGTCAACCTCAAAAG TACAAAACGGAGGTAGTTTACCAACATTTCCATGGTCGCATATCTCAGGAGGACATTTTAAAGCTAACCCTGATGTGGTCAAGTCAACACCAAGTAAAAGTACATGTCAAGGCAGATGGGCCAAAATGGGGAAAACAAATACTTCATTAGGAGACACAACAACTACAAAAACTTATCTTGCAGATTTTGAGTCTTTAAGTTATAATGAAAACCTAGTTCCATTAGGTCGTAAATGGACCGGGCCCACCGAAAATGAAAAATCTCAACCACCATCTACCAGTAATGCAACGGCTTCTAAAAATCCAG GTGGGAACTCTGCAGGGGTATTATCTGCTGCGCAAACATTATGCGACATTGCAGCGCGGTATCGCAAGCAAGATCAAATCGGGACCGTTAGATGGCAAAAGAAGTCGTCTTCCCAAAAATCCATAagacaaacaacaacaacaaccaccaaatTAATGTCTGATGAAAAACTAGAAAAAGCATTATTCGCAATCCCATCTTCACGACCTGTTGTGGGTCCCACCAATGACATCAAGACACATACTCAAAAGAAACTCCGCGTCTCCACAAATGACCCCACAAACAAAGTGCATTACCACTGGCCGACCACTACGCCGCAATCCAGCAGATCGTCACCCAATAAATCTTTCAAGAATGTATCCATGGAACAAAGCAACAGTAACAATAGCCCGATGAAGAGATCCATCACAACAACTCCACCTGGGAAATTACTAAATAAGCCTCCAAAGCTTCGGAAACTTGTACCAATGGAGTGGAAAACCAGCAGGGGTGACCAAAAAGGTAATGGGAATGGGAAGTATTAA